Part of the Halobacteriovorax vibrionivorans genome, ATCCGGGAGTTCGGCCCTTAAACGAATATTTGCACTTTTGCCCATATCTGCAGGAATATCTGCATAAATCTTTATATCACTTTCTTTAATTTTATCATTTCCTGTCTTTAATACATCTAGGGAAACTTTTCTCACTCGAGAGCGAAATTTAATATTAGGTGCGACAAAGAGAATAGGAATATTCTTTAATGTTAAATTGGCTTTTTGCGGCCTAATATCATATTTAAACTTTACGATATTCTTTTCCCCGTATCTTAAGAAGTCTGGCAGCTCTTCAAGTTCAACTTGGGCCTCACCTTGTCCAGTGTACTCAGATAGATCAATCATACGAGTTTTAACAAGCCCTACTCCTCGCATAATATCTCTTGCTCCTTCAATTCTAACTTTAGAAGGCTCTATATCGGCCGAAATAAGTTTTAAGTCCTTCGGGAGATTATTTGTATAATTTAATTTTACTGGGACATTCTTATAAATGAGTTTATCAAGGTTTATGGTTACATATTTTGGAGAAATTTCTACAACTTCAACACCAAAAGGGACAACCAGATCACTATCCTTAATCGTATACTTTATTCTTTTAGTATTGCGCTTTACCTTCAATTTCTTCAAATCAATTTGAAACTTTAAATGATCATCACCATGAAAGTCCTTTAAAAAGGCCCTTGCACCTTTTAGTTTGACATGAATCTCTTTTGCAGAAACAGATGTAACATCAACACTTGTTGCAGGAAGCACACTTAGATTATAGATCCTCTCAGTTTCAATTGGCTCAGAGTTTACAACGTAGAACCATAGAAAAACGGCCAGCGCTAAACTTGTTAGGATAAGAAATTGGTTTTGTAAGAATTCAAATAGTCGACTATTTTCAATTTTACGTAACATCTCTAAACTCCCTGTCCTGTAAGATGAGTTTGTGAATCAAGCCTTTTACCTGACCAAGCTTTCTTAAGAAGTACACGTAATTCGTTTTCGTTATGACAATATAAGAACTCTCCATTATAGCAAAGTTTGATTTTTCCAGTCTCTTCACTAACGATAATTACAATAGCATCTGAAACTTCTGAGATACCAAGAGCGGCCCTGTGGCGTGTACCAAAGTGGCGGTCAATTTCAATATTCTTAGATAGAGGAAGAAAACATCCAGCGGCCAGAATCTTTCCAGCACGTAAAATGATTGCTCCATCATGAAGTGGAGAAATCGTTTGGAAAATTGAATAAATTAAATCAGAGTGAACCTGAGCATCTAAGACAGTTCCAGTGTCGATATAATTTTGTAGTCCATTTTTTCTTTCAACAACAATTAGTGCACCAGTTCTCTCTTTTGATAATGCCGTGACACTTTTTATAACTTCTTCAAGGTCGTAATTAACAGGAGAACGATCGAAGAAGTTAAACATCTTACGTCCAGTACCAACAGTCGCAAGTGCTGCTCGTAATTGATCTTGAAAGATAACGATGAAAATGATGAAAATATAATCAAAAAAGTGTTCTAGAATCCAATTAACAGTGTAGAGATTATAGTTAATTCCTAAGAAGTAAAGAATGGCCAAAAA contains:
- the cdaA gene encoding diadenylate cyclase CdaA, with the protein product MTLFSTLLKQLSIKDFFDMGIVAFMIYQVLKIVKGTRAIQVLLGMVFLAILYFLGINYNLYTVNWILEHFFDYIFIIFIVIFQDQLRAALATVGTGRKMFNFFDRSPVNYDLEEVIKSVTALSKERTGALIVVERKNGLQNYIDTGTVLDAQVHSDLIYSIFQTISPLHDGAIILRAGKILAAGCFLPLSKNIEIDRHFGTRHRAALGISEVSDAIVIIVSEETGKIKLCYNGEFLYCHNENELRVLLKKAWSGKRLDSQTHLTGQGV
- a CDS encoding CdaR family protein — translated: MLRKIENSRLFEFLQNQFLILTSLALAVFLWFYVVNSEPIETERIYNLSVLPATSVDVTSVSAKEIHVKLKGARAFLKDFHGDDHLKFQIDLKKLKVKRNTKRIKYTIKDSDLVVPFGVEVVEISPKYVTINLDKLIYKNVPVKLNYTNNLPKDLKLISADIEPSKVRIEGARDIMRGVGLVKTRMIDLSEYTGQGEAQVELEELPDFLRYGEKNIVKFKYDIRPQKANLTLKNIPILFVAPNIKFRSRVRKVSLDVLKTGNDKIKESDIKIYADIPADMGKSANIRLRAELPDDVHLLKIHPEVIKVSR